A genomic region of Magnetospirillum sp. WYHS-4 contains the following coding sequences:
- the purH gene encoding bifunctional phosphoribosylaminoimidazolecarboxamide formyltransferase/IMP cyclohydrolase produces MSKIRRALISVSDKTGLAEFGRFLTEHGVEILSTGGSAKALRDAGIPVIEVSDYTGFPEMMDGRVKTLQPAIHGGLLAIRGNAEHERAMVAHHIKPIDLLAVNLYPFEATVAKGADFETCIENIDIGGPALIRAAAKNHAFVTVLVDPADYGAVMEEMRAHGGATTPETRKRLAAAAYSRTGAYDAAISGWFNERVGETFPRHLALGGNLRQSMRYGENPHQEAAFYITGEKRPGVASAGQLQGKELSYNNLNDTDAAFELVAEFDTPACVIVKHANPCGVALADSLRDAYLRAYACDTESAFGGIVAFNRPLDASTAEELAKIFLEVVIAPEIDAAAREVLGAKKNLRVLETGGLPDPKAAGMMVKALSGGYLLQGRDNRVTADDLKVVTKRAPTEAEMRDLRFAFTVCKHVKSNAIVYVKNQATVGVGAGQMSRVNSSRIAAWKAADAARVAGDEDSWAHGSVVASDAFFPFADGLLAAAEAGATAVIQPGGSMRDEEVIRAADEKGLAMVFTGMRHFRH; encoded by the coding sequence ATGTCCAAGATCCGCCGCGCCTTGATTTCCGTTTCCGACAAGACCGGACTGGCCGAATTCGGCCGTTTCCTGACGGAGCATGGGGTCGAGATCCTGTCGACCGGCGGTTCGGCCAAGGCCTTGCGCGACGCGGGCATCCCGGTGATCGAGGTTTCCGACTACACCGGTTTCCCGGAAATGATGGACGGACGGGTCAAGACCCTGCAGCCGGCGATCCACGGCGGCCTGCTGGCGATCCGCGGCAATGCCGAGCACGAACGGGCCATGGTCGCCCATCACATCAAACCCATCGATCTGCTGGCGGTGAACCTCTATCCCTTCGAGGCGACGGTCGCCAAGGGCGCCGATTTCGAAACCTGCATCGAGAACATCGACATCGGCGGTCCGGCCCTGATCCGGGCCGCGGCCAAGAACCACGCCTTCGTGACGGTGTTGGTCGATCCCGCCGACTACGGCGCGGTGATGGAGGAAATGCGCGCCCACGGCGGGGCGACGACACCGGAAACCCGCAAGCGGCTGGCCGCCGCCGCCTATTCCCGAACCGGCGCCTACGACGCCGCCATTTCCGGCTGGTTCAACGAGCGGGTGGGTGAGACCTTCCCCCGCCATCTGGCCCTGGGCGGCAACCTCAGGCAGTCCATGCGCTACGGCGAGAATCCCCACCAGGAGGCCGCTTTCTACATCACCGGAGAGAAGCGTCCCGGAGTCGCCAGCGCCGGCCAGTTGCAGGGCAAGGAACTCAGCTATAACAATCTCAACGACACCGACGCCGCCTTCGAGCTGGTGGCCGAATTCGACACACCGGCATGCGTCATCGTCAAACATGCCAACCCCTGTGGCGTAGCCTTGGCCGACAGCCTGCGGGACGCCTACCTGCGGGCCTATGCCTGCGACACCGAAAGCGCGTTCGGCGGCATCGTGGCCTTCAACCGGCCACTCGACGCCTCCACGGCCGAGGAACTGGCGAAGATCTTCCTGGAAGTCGTCATCGCTCCGGAGATCGACGCGGCGGCGCGCGAGGTGTTGGGCGCCAAGAAGAACCTGCGGGTTCTGGAAACCGGCGGCCTGCCCGATCCGAAGGCGGCCGGCATGATGGTCAAGGCGCTGTCCGGCGGCTACCTGTTGCAGGGCCGCGACAACCGGGTGACCGCCGACGACCTGAAGGTGGTGACCAAGCGCGCCCCCACCGAGGCCGAGATGCGCGACCTGCGCTTCGCCTTCACGGTCTGCAAGCACGTCAAGTCCAACGCCATCGTCTACGTGAAGAACCAGGCCACGGTGGGCGTCGGCGCCGGCCAGATGAGCCGGGTGAACTCGTCGCGCATCGCCGCCTGGAAGGCCGCCGACGCGGCCCGCGTGGCGGGCGACGAGGACAGCTGGGCCCATGGCTCGGTGGTCGCTTCGGACGCCTTCTTCCCCTTCGCCGACGGCCTGCTGGCCGCCGCCGAGGCTGGGGCCACGGCGGTGATCCAGCCGGGTGGGTCCATGCGCGACGAGGAGGTCATCAGGGCCGCGGACGAAAAGGGTTTGGCCATGGTCTTCACCGGTATGCGTCATTTTCGGCACTGA
- a CDS encoding GGDEF domain-containing protein, with protein sequence MPKEFLATETGPAAPPWYERVWADSLRSGSQDAMPETPEAFLERVSQGSRYAFQPIVDIHTGACWGYEALLRGSDALGFSAIADVFEKAWQLGCLHRLDVALRAKAFAGFARIDRLPEAKLFFNLEPRTLASPDYQPKRTSGLLEVYGIPPEALCLELTERHAATDSQSARVIDLYRRRRYKLALDDFGTGFSGLKLLYDRQPDFIKIDRYFISDIGRDNKRKLFVSSIVNLAHVLGISVIAEGVETEAEFLACKRIGCDLMQGWFVGRAVEDFTDLRSRYEVVVETNRRDRRAEKSDKDIVAEQIQSIPPLRVDEPLAAVFDAFRSNKDQSFFPVVDRHGQPLGIVRESDLKSLAYSPFGYDLASNRGLKRSLQDFVVKCPVADAKAEAEQILEIFALGENPEGIIIVEGFSYVGFLSAASLLRVVNAKNLAQARDQNPLSKLPGNGSINDYVAAALEARDAYRALVYFDFNSFKPFNDHYGFRQGDRAILLFADLMRKKLRPLADFIGHVGGDDFFAGFRDQDFPVVREAVRDLLATFGKDVESFYDPEALAAGGIVAKDREGVLRTFAFLSCSAAVIEVREGPLMASADDLIALFAQLKKEAKASPCGLAAAAAV encoded by the coding sequence ATGCCGAAGGAATTCCTGGCCACGGAGACCGGGCCCGCCGCACCTCCCTGGTACGAGAGGGTCTGGGCCGATTCCTTGCGTTCCGGGAGCCAGGACGCGATGCCCGAGACTCCCGAGGCCTTCCTGGAGCGGGTGTCCCAGGGGTCCCGTTATGCCTTCCAGCCCATCGTGGATATCCATACCGGTGCCTGCTGGGGCTACGAGGCCCTGTTGCGGGGTAGCGACGCCCTGGGCTTTTCGGCGATTGCCGATGTTTTCGAGAAGGCGTGGCAACTGGGCTGCCTGCACCGGCTGGACGTGGCGCTCCGCGCCAAGGCCTTCGCCGGCTTCGCCCGTATCGACCGCCTGCCGGAGGCGAAGCTCTTCTTCAATCTGGAGCCACGGACCCTGGCGTCCCCCGACTACCAACCGAAGCGAACCTCCGGCCTGCTGGAGGTCTACGGCATTCCCCCCGAAGCCCTGTGCCTGGAGCTCACGGAACGCCACGCCGCAACCGACTCGCAATCGGCGCGGGTCATCGATCTTTACCGGCGCCGGCGCTACAAGCTGGCGCTGGACGATTTCGGCACCGGCTTTTCGGGGTTGAAGCTGCTTTATGACCGCCAGCCCGATTTCATCAAGATCGACCGTTATTTCATCTCGGACATCGGGCGTGACAACAAGCGCAAGCTGTTCGTGTCCTCCATCGTCAATCTGGCCCACGTCCTCGGCATCTCGGTGATCGCCGAGGGCGTGGAGACCGAAGCCGAATTCCTGGCCTGCAAGCGCATCGGCTGCGATCTGATGCAGGGCTGGTTCGTGGGACGCGCGGTGGAGGACTTCACCGACCTCCGGTCGCGCTACGAGGTGGTGGTCGAAACCAACCGTCGCGACCGCCGGGCCGAGAAATCGGACAAGGACATCGTCGCCGAGCAGATCCAGAGCATTCCGCCGCTCAGGGTCGACGAGCCGCTGGCTGCCGTGTTCGATGCCTTTCGCAGCAACAAGGATCAATCCTTCTTTCCCGTGGTCGACCGCCATGGCCAACCGCTGGGCATCGTCCGCGAATCCGACCTGAAGAGCCTGGCCTATTCCCCCTTCGGGTACGATCTGGCCTCCAACCGCGGACTCAAGCGGTCGCTCCAGGATTTCGTGGTCAAATGCCCGGTCGCCGACGCCAAGGCGGAAGCCGAGCAAATCCTGGAGATCTTCGCCCTGGGCGAAAACCCGGAAGGCATCATCATCGTCGAAGGCTTTTCCTATGTCGGTTTCCTGTCGGCCGCCTCCCTGCTGCGGGTGGTCAACGCCAAGAACCTGGCCCAGGCACGCGACCAGAACCCCCTGTCCAAACTGCCCGGAAACGGCAGCATCAACGATTACGTGGCGGCCGCGCTGGAAGCCCGGGACGCCTACCGGGCGCTGGTCTACTTCGACTTCAACAGCTTCAAGCCCTTCAACGACCATTACGGCTTCCGCCAGGGCGACCGGGCCATTTTGCTGTTCGCCGACTTGATGCGCAAGAAGCTGAGGCCGCTCGCCGATTTCATCGGCCATGTGGGAGGCGACGACTTTTTCGCCGGCTTCCGCGACCAGGATTTCCCGGTGGTGCGGGAAGCCGTCCGCGACCTGCTCGCCACCTTCGGCAAGGACGTGGAAAGCTTCTACGATCCCGAGGCCCTGGCGGCCGGCGGCATCGTCGCCAAGGACCGGGAAGGCGTGCTGCGGACCTTTGCCTTCCTGTCCTGCAGCGCCGCCGTGATCGAGGTCCGCGAGGGTCCCCTCATGGCCAGCGCCGACGACCTGATCGCCCTCTTCGCCCAGCTCAAGAAGGAAGCGAAGGCGAGCCCCTGCGGCCTGGCGGCGGCAGCCGCCGTCTAG